The Carnobacterium sp. 17-4 genome has a window encoding:
- the nrdE gene encoding class 1b ribonucleoside-diphosphate reductase subunit alpha has product MPNQTTTIKSAKTYFYLNNLVNIPVNEEIPLQKDQEALKAYFEEEIIPNTLTFPSLEEKLAFMVDNNYIDLEVLTLYKQDESDQYDFAFIKKIFKQIYAANFKFKSFMGAYKFYSQYALKTNDHSKYLEQFEDRIAFNALYLGNGDRTLAIQLAEELISQRYQPATPTFLNAGKKKRGEMISCFLIDIADSMLSIGRGVNSALQLSRIGGGVGVNLSNIRSAGDPIKDIANASSGVLPVMKLLEDAFSYSNQLGQRNGAGVVYLNVFHPDILGFLSTKKENADEKIRVKTLSLGLVVPDKYYELIKTNKPMYLFSPYSVEKEYGIPFSYIDLSAEYDNMVENLNIKKTQINARELEQEISRLQQESGYPYILNIDTANNTNPVDGKIIMSNLCSEILQPQEPSTLNADLSYEQTGTDISCNLGSSNIMNMLQSPNFAKSVNLAVRALTTVTDSSNVLEVPTISKGNSMYHTIGLGAMGLHTALALHQIEYGSKESIEFTEAYFLALNYHSLIASNEIAQERGETFFGFEKSKYADGSYFNPYLESEFTLVNEKVKNIFVNIQLPTVADWKDLKEKVFQHGLYHRNRLAVAPNGSISYVNETSASLHPITQLIENRQEKKVGSIFYPAPFLSNETLPYYKSAYDYDQRKIIDIYAAAQKHIDQGMSLTLFMRSTLPENIYEWKTGVSSKLTTRDLNRLRNYAWTKGIKSLYYIRTYTEDDEFTTANTCESCMI; this is encoded by the coding sequence TTGCCAAATCAAACAACTACTATCAAAAGCGCTAAAACATACTTTTATCTAAATAACCTTGTTAATATTCCAGTCAATGAGGAAATTCCTTTACAGAAGGATCAAGAAGCGCTAAAAGCTTACTTTGAAGAAGAAATCATTCCCAATACCTTAACATTTCCTTCACTAGAAGAAAAGTTGGCTTTTATGGTGGATAACAACTACATTGACTTAGAAGTTTTAACTCTTTATAAGCAAGATGAAAGTGATCAATATGATTTTGCATTTATTAAAAAAATATTCAAACAAATCTATGCCGCTAACTTTAAGTTCAAAAGTTTTATGGGCGCTTATAAATTTTACTCACAGTATGCATTGAAAACAAATGATCACTCAAAATACTTGGAACAATTTGAAGATCGCATTGCTTTTAATGCTTTATACCTAGGTAACGGAGATAGAACATTAGCTATTCAACTTGCTGAGGAGCTCATTTCGCAACGTTACCAACCAGCTACACCTACTTTTCTAAATGCTGGGAAAAAGAAACGTGGGGAAATGATTTCCTGTTTCTTAATTGATATTGCTGATTCAATGCTTTCTATTGGCCGAGGAGTAAACTCTGCTTTGCAGCTTTCTCGCATTGGTGGTGGAGTTGGTGTTAACCTATCCAATATCCGATCAGCTGGCGATCCAATTAAAGATATCGCCAATGCTTCTTCTGGTGTTCTTCCAGTAATGAAGCTGCTAGAAGATGCATTTAGTTATAGTAACCAACTTGGGCAACGTAATGGCGCAGGCGTAGTCTATTTGAATGTTTTCCATCCAGATATCTTAGGCTTTTTGTCAACTAAGAAAGAAAATGCAGATGAGAAAATACGGGTTAAAACACTTTCTTTGGGATTAGTCGTTCCTGATAAATATTATGAATTAATAAAAACAAATAAACCGATGTATCTATTTAGCCCCTACAGTGTAGAAAAGGAATATGGTATTCCGTTCTCATACATAGACCTGTCTGCCGAGTATGACAATATGGTTGAGAATTTGAACATCAAAAAAACTCAAATCAATGCTCGAGAACTGGAGCAAGAGATTTCGCGTTTGCAACAAGAATCCGGCTATCCGTATATTTTAAATATTGATACAGCCAATAACACAAACCCTGTGGATGGAAAAATTATTATGAGTAACTTATGTTCAGAGATTCTCCAACCGCAAGAACCTTCTACACTCAATGCTGACTTGTCTTATGAACAAACAGGTACAGATATTAGCTGTAACTTAGGCTCAAGCAACATTATGAATATGTTGCAATCTCCTAATTTTGCTAAATCCGTTAATTTAGCAGTTCGTGCATTAACAACGGTCACAGATTCAAGCAATGTTTTAGAAGTACCGACTATTAGCAAAGGCAACTCTATGTACCATACGATTGGTTTAGGTGCTATGGGATTACATACCGCTTTAGCCTTGCACCAGATTGAATACGGTTCGAAAGAATCGATTGAATTCACTGAGGCTTACTTCTTGGCTTTAAACTATCATTCTTTGATAGCAAGTAACGAGATAGCTCAAGAACGTGGAGAAACCTTTTTTGGATTTGAGAAATCCAAATATGCTGATGGCTCATACTTTAATCCTTATTTAGAAAGTGAATTCACATTAGTAAATGAAAAAGTAAAGAACATCTTTGTTAACATCCAATTGCCCACGGTTGCAGATTGGAAAGACCTAAAAGAAAAAGTCTTTCAGCATGGTTTGTATCACCGTAACCGTCTAGCCGTTGCACCCAACGGTTCTATTTCATATGTAAACGAAACGAGTGCATCCTTACATCCGATTACTCAACTTATTGAAAATCGTCAAGAGAAGAAAGTGGGCTCTATTTTCTATCCAGCACCTTTCCTTTCAAATGAAACTCTTCCTTATTACAAATCAGCTTATGATTATGATCAGCGTAAAATTATTGATATTTATGCCGCTGCTCAAAAACATATCGATCAAGGTATGAGCTTGACTTTATTTATGCGCTCAACACTTCCTGAAAATATATACGAATGGAAAACAGGCGTTTCCTCAAAACTAACAACTAGAGACTTGAATCGTCTGAGGAATTACGCTTGGACAAAAGGAATAAAATCACTTTACTATATCAGAACTTATACCGAAGATGATGAATTTACAACGGCAAATACTTGTGAATCATGCATGATTTAA
- a CDS encoding ribonucleotide-diphosphate reductase subunit beta: MSYLHYKAINWNEIEDSLDHSTWEKLTSLFWLDTRIPVTNEKSQWEDLPENERKVFLKTLAGLASVATFQSERGFMVIEEGEHTQQEAAIYNNIQFIESVHAKAYNTILIGFNEPKEVDDILIWADNNIELKYRLDRILEVYKTGTTLQKRVANLILEGVLTYSGLFTPLLYWTQKRFTSVAEIIKLVLTNESLHCFYISHKFQLGFSELSQQEQTELRDWTFDLFVDLVNNELNYIEQIYYRTDWLEEVKDFIRQQANNALKSLGFDTIYPESATNNTYIDSINAILTKVTHHEVDSQSSISFQVDKEDLMTEEDYDF, from the coding sequence ATGTCTTACTTACATTACAAAGCAATCAATTGGAATGAAATCGAAGATAGTTTAGATCATTCAACTTGGGAGAAATTAACGTCATTATTTTGGTTAGACACTCGAATCCCTGTTACAAACGAAAAATCACAATGGGAGGATCTTCCAGAAAATGAAAGAAAAGTATTTTTGAAAACGCTGGCTGGGCTAGCTTCAGTAGCTACTTTTCAATCTGAGAGAGGTTTCATGGTAATCGAAGAGGGAGAACACACTCAGCAAGAGGCTGCTATTTACAATAATATTCAATTTATTGAATCTGTTCATGCTAAAGCATACAACACAATCCTGATAGGATTTAACGAACCAAAAGAAGTTGATGATATCTTAATTTGGGCAGATAACAATATAGAACTTAAATACAGATTAGATCGTATTCTTGAAGTCTACAAGACAGGAACTACACTTCAAAAGCGAGTAGCAAACTTAATCTTGGAAGGAGTCCTAACCTATAGTGGCCTCTTTACTCCGTTACTGTATTGGACACAGAAGAGATTCACTAGCGTTGCTGAAATTATTAAGTTAGTTCTCACGAATGAATCTTTACATTGCTTCTATATTAGTCACAAATTCCAATTAGGTTTTTCTGAATTATCACAACAAGAACAAACAGAATTGAGAGATTGGACTTTTGATTTGTTTGTTGATCTAGTAAACAATGAATTAAATTATATAGAACAAATTTACTATAGAACAGACTGGCTTGAGGAAGTTAAAGATTTTATTCGACAACAAGCTAACAACGCTCTTAAAAGCCTGGGTTTTGACACGATTTACCCAGAATCGGCTACAAATAATACCTATATTGATTCCATCAACGCTATCTTGACTAAAGTAACTCATCATGAAGTAGATAGTCAATCAAGCATCAGCTTCCAAGTTGATAAAGAAGATCTAATGACTGAAGAAGACTACGACTTTTAA
- the nrdF gene encoding class 1b ribonucleoside-diphosphate reductase subunit beta, protein MTSKHQVINWNKIEDELDDYVWDKATSQFWLDTRVPISNDLADWRELSSVEQEVIKKVVGGLALLDTLQSEKGVNAMREDVRTHKEAAILNNFLFMESIHAKSYGTILTSLNSIKSINEIYDWMNNDERMQYKAKRINDIYKTGNALQKKIASIFLEGILYYSNFFAPLWYRGSNKLANLAELIKLIIRDESVHGTYLGYKFQLTYNELPEEEQNKLLDWMYPLLEDLMENELAYTEEIYSHIGIAEDVKTFVRYNANKSLQNMGFPAYYDNADLADVNPIVMNGISIETSNHDFFSQVGAGYLMGDAESMVDEDYDF, encoded by the coding sequence ATGACTTCAAAGCATCAGGTAATAAATTGGAATAAAATTGAAGATGAATTAGATGATTACGTTTGGGATAAGGCAACCTCACAATTCTGGTTAGATACTCGTGTTCCTATTTCAAACGACTTAGCTGACTGGCGAGAACTTTCATCTGTTGAACAAGAAGTTATTAAAAAGGTTGTCGGCGGTCTGGCATTACTAGATACATTACAGTCTGAAAAAGGTGTTAACGCTATGCGAGAGGATGTTCGTACTCATAAAGAAGCTGCTATTCTTAACAACTTTTTGTTTATGGAATCCATTCATGCGAAGAGTTATGGAACAATCCTAACTTCTTTGAACAGCATCAAAAGCATCAATGAAATTTATGATTGGATGAATAATGACGAACGGATGCAATACAAGGCAAAACGGATTAATGATATCTATAAAACCGGTAATGCTTTGCAAAAGAAGATTGCAAGTATATTCTTAGAAGGTATTTTATACTATAGTAACTTCTTTGCTCCATTATGGTACCGCGGCAGTAATAAACTTGCTAACTTAGCTGAGCTTATTAAATTGATTATCCGTGACGAATCAGTACATGGTACTTACTTAGGGTATAAATTTCAATTAACTTATAATGAATTACCTGAAGAAGAGCAAAATAAATTGCTAGATTGGATGTACCCATTGTTAGAAGATTTGATGGAAAATGAATTAGCTTATACTGAAGAAATTTATAGCCACATTGGTATAGCCGAAGACGTTAAAACATTCGTTCGTTACAATGCTAATAAATCATTACAAAATATGGGTTTCCCAGCTTATTATGACAATGCTGATTTAGCTGATGTTAACCCTATTGTAATGAATGGTATTTCAATTGAAACGTCGAACCATGACTTCTTCTCACAAGTTGGAGCTGGATATCTTATGGGTGATGCTGAATCAATGGTAGATGAAGACTACGATTTTTAA
- the mgrA gene encoding L-glyceraldehyde 3-phosphate reductase, which produces MYQAAENRYDNMIYNRVGNSGLKLPALSLGMWHNFGDVDLFENSREMVHRAFDLGITHFDLANNYGPPAGSAEENFGRILKKDLLPYRDELVISSKAGYYMWPGPYGEFGSKKNLTASIDQSLIRMGLDYVDIFYSHRPDPDTPFEETAQALDLMVRQGKALYIGISNYSAEQTAEISKIFKELKTPFIIHQPSYSMYNRWIEDGLQDVLQENQLGTIAFSPLAQGMLTDRYLNGIPKDSRAGRTTSQFLDEAKVKATLEQSRALNEIAKRRGQTLAEMAVSWILRDGKVTSVLIGASKVSQIEDNVKALDNLDFSTSELTEIEKILKR; this is translated from the coding sequence ATGTATCAAGCAGCAGAAAATCGTTATGACAATATGATTTACAATCGTGTGGGAAACAGTGGATTAAAATTGCCAGCATTGTCTTTAGGGATGTGGCATAATTTCGGTGATGTAGATTTATTTGAAAACAGCCGTGAAATGGTTCATCGTGCATTTGATTTGGGAATTACACATTTTGACTTGGCCAATAACTACGGCCCTCCAGCGGGTAGTGCCGAAGAAAATTTTGGGCGTATTTTAAAGAAAGATTTGCTTCCTTACCGTGATGAGTTGGTTATCTCAAGCAAGGCCGGTTATTATATGTGGCCAGGTCCTTATGGTGAATTTGGTTCTAAAAAGAATTTGACTGCTAGTATTGATCAAAGTTTGATACGGATGGGATTAGATTATGTAGATATCTTTTATTCTCACCGTCCAGATCCGGATACACCTTTTGAAGAAACAGCACAAGCATTGGACTTAATGGTTCGCCAAGGTAAAGCATTGTATATTGGAATCTCTAATTACTCTGCTGAACAAACAGCTGAAATTTCAAAAATATTTAAAGAATTAAAAACGCCTTTCATTATTCATCAACCTTCTTACAGTATGTATAACCGTTGGATAGAAGATGGACTACAAGATGTTTTACAAGAAAACCAATTAGGAACTATTGCGTTTAGTCCCTTAGCACAAGGTATGTTGACAGACCGTTATCTGAATGGCATTCCAAAAGATTCAAGAGCTGGTCGGACAACAAGTCAATTCTTAGATGAAGCAAAAGTAAAAGCTACCTTAGAGCAATCAAGAGCGCTAAACGAAATCGCGAAACGCCGAGGTCAAACGTTAGCTGAAATGGCTGTTTCGTGGATTTTAAGAGATGGAAAAGTCACAAGCGTATTGATTGGAGCCAGCAAGGTGAGCCAAATTGAGGATAATGTCAAAGCATTAGATAACCTTGATTTTTCTACTTCAGAATTAACCGAAATTGAAAAGATTTTGAAACGTTAG
- the mglC gene encoding galactose/methyl galactoside ABC transporter permease MglC, whose translation MENTQKKMKLNDFLLNYSLYMVLGALMLVVIIMEPSFISLQNITNILGQASTRIIMALGAAGLIILKGTDLSAGRILGLCAVVASSLAQSTTYASRMYPNLPALPLIVPLLAAIAVGMTFGAINGFGVAKLKVHAFIITLGTQLIAYGLSCIYIDRPPNGAQPIGSLDVRYTNLVRNTVDIGPVKLPYVIFYAAIISVIMWFVWNKTKLGKNMYAIGGNTEAAEVSGVNIVKNIMIIFIISGVLYGVAGFLEAARIGSTTSNTGLNYDLDAISASVIGGVSFSGGVGTIPGVIMGAVILQFINYGLTFVGVSPYLQYIIKGLIIILAVSIDVRKYIVKK comes from the coding sequence ATGGAAAACACTCAAAAGAAAATGAAACTAAATGATTTTTTACTGAATTATTCTTTGTACATGGTATTAGGAGCTTTGATGTTAGTGGTTATCATTATGGAGCCTTCCTTTATTTCATTGCAAAATATTACAAATATATTAGGTCAAGCTTCTACGCGAATTATTATGGCGTTAGGTGCAGCAGGTTTAATTATTTTAAAAGGAACTGACCTGTCAGCTGGTCGGATTTTAGGTCTTTGTGCAGTGGTCGCTTCTTCACTGGCGCAAAGTACCACATATGCATCAAGAATGTACCCTAATCTACCAGCGCTTCCTCTTATTGTGCCTTTATTAGCTGCTATTGCAGTCGGGATGACATTTGGTGCTATTAATGGTTTTGGTGTAGCAAAATTAAAAGTACATGCATTTATTATTACTTTAGGAACTCAATTGATTGCGTACGGTCTCTCATGTATTTACATCGATCGTCCACCTAATGGTGCACAACCCATCGGCTCACTGGATGTTCGTTACACTAATTTAGTTCGTAACACCGTTGATATCGGACCAGTTAAATTACCATATGTTATTTTCTATGCTGCCATTATCTCCGTTATCATGTGGTTTGTTTGGAACAAGACTAAATTAGGAAAAAATATGTATGCTATTGGTGGAAACACAGAAGCGGCTGAGGTTTCAGGTGTAAATATCGTTAAAAACATAATGATTATTTTCATTATTTCAGGTGTGCTATACGGGGTTGCCGGTTTCTTAGAAGCTGCCCGTATTGGTTCGACAACGAGTAATACGGGATTGAACTATGACCTAGATGCTATTTCAGCTAGTGTCATCGGCGGAGTCTCTTTCTCAGGAGGAGTCGGAACAATCCCCGGTGTCATCATGGGAGCTGTTATCTTACAATTTATCAACTATGGTTTAACCTTCGTTGGGGTCAGTCCTTATCTTCAATACATTATCAAAGGGTTAATCATTATTTTAGCTGTTTCTATTGACGTTCGTAAATACATTGTTAAAAAATAA
- the mglA gene encoding galactose/methyl galactoside ABC transporter ATP-binding protein MglA: protein MAASNYILEMRDIDKVFPGVKALDQAQLKLRPGTIHALMGENGAGKSTLMKCLFGIYIEDAGEILIDGIPTKFTNPKDALEHGVSMVHQELNQVMRRSIMENIWLGRFPMKGFLVDEKKMYEDTQNIFKELEIDINPRKEIGTLSVSQRQMVEIAKAVSYGAKILVLDEPTSSLSEKEVNHLFRIINQLKAEGCAVVYISHKMEEILRISDEVTIMRDGQWISTTPSKELTMGKIINLMVGRELNDRFPPKTNVPGEVVMEVKNLTAMYQPSIQDVSFTLRKGEVLGIAGLVGSRRTELLENIFGVARHDKGEIKLNGEIIHNNHSRDAINNGFAFVTEERRATGIFGGLSITFNAVIANLNQYTKYGMVNEKMMAKDTEQVIKSMNVKTPSAKTHIGSLSGGNQQKVIIGRWLLTDADIYLLDEPTRGIDVGAKYEIYQLVLELANRGKSVIVVSSEMAELIGISDRMLVMSNGQVAGIDETKNMTQEEILRLSAKFI, encoded by the coding sequence ATGGCAGCATCTAATTATATTCTGGAAATGCGAGATATTGATAAGGTTTTTCCAGGGGTGAAGGCGTTGGACCAAGCTCAGTTAAAATTAAGACCTGGAACCATCCATGCTTTAATGGGAGAAAATGGGGCAGGGAAGTCAACTTTAATGAAGTGTCTCTTTGGTATTTATATTGAAGATGCAGGAGAAATTTTAATTGACGGTATTCCGACAAAATTCACAAACCCAAAAGATGCATTGGAACACGGAGTCTCAATGGTCCATCAAGAATTAAATCAAGTGATGCGCAGAAGCATTATGGAAAATATTTGGTTGGGACGATTTCCAATGAAAGGTTTTTTGGTTGATGAAAAAAAAATGTATGAAGATACTCAAAATATATTTAAAGAATTAGAAATTGATATCAATCCTAGGAAAGAAATTGGGACATTGTCAGTGTCTCAACGACAAATGGTAGAAATCGCTAAAGCGGTTAGTTATGGCGCAAAAATTTTAGTTTTGGATGAACCAACTTCGTCTCTTTCTGAAAAAGAAGTGAATCATTTGTTCCGGATCATCAATCAATTAAAAGCAGAAGGCTGTGCGGTGGTTTATATCTCTCATAAAATGGAAGAGATTTTGCGAATTTCTGATGAAGTTACTATTATGCGCGACGGACAGTGGATCAGCACGACACCTTCAAAAGAATTAACAATGGGGAAAATTATTAATCTGATGGTTGGGCGCGAATTAAATGATCGGTTTCCGCCTAAAACAAATGTACCTGGAGAAGTTGTTATGGAGGTTAAGAACTTAACAGCGATGTATCAACCGTCCATTCAAGATGTCTCATTTACTTTGCGAAAAGGAGAAGTACTGGGAATTGCTGGTCTAGTTGGCTCAAGAAGAACGGAATTACTCGAAAATATTTTTGGAGTAGCTCGACATGATAAAGGTGAAATTAAGCTGAATGGTGAAATCATTCATAACAATCATTCACGTGATGCAATCAATAATGGCTTTGCATTTGTCACAGAAGAACGGAGAGCTACCGGTATCTTTGGTGGGTTAAGTATCACATTTAATGCGGTGATCGCTAATTTAAATCAGTATACGAAGTATGGCATGGTCAATGAAAAAATGATGGCTAAAGATACAGAACAAGTGATTAAAAGTATGAATGTTAAAACACCAAGTGCTAAAACACATATTGGAAGTTTATCAGGTGGGAATCAGCAAAAAGTCATTATTGGAAGATGGTTACTAACAGATGCAGATATCTACTTATTAGATGAACCCACACGTGGAATTGACGTAGGAGCCAAATATGAAATTTATCAATTGGTTTTAGAATTGGCTAATCGAGGCAAATCAGTTATTGTTGTTTCTAGTGAAATGGCTGAATTGATCGGAATTAGTGACCGAATGCTCGTGATGTCAAATGGACAAGTAGCAGGAATAGATGAAACAAAAAATATGACCCAAGAAGAGATTTTAAGATTATCAGCGAAATTTATTTAA
- a CDS encoding galactose ABC transporter substrate-binding protein has product MSKVKKFLLGSAALVMMGTLSACGDSSTEGSSSGDGDKIGVAFYKYDDTYISSVRQALEEASKDNKDVELLMNDSKGDQATQNDQIDVLIQKGVKVLLVNVVDTGAAQTVIDKASAADIPVIFFNREPDSEVLTGYDQARFVGTKPEEAGVIQGEMASELWNSEKTLDKNGDGVLNYVMLMGDADNPEAIARTQFSVSTIKDSGIEVKEIGQQVANWDADKANTAVSAWLSREGDNIEMVLANNDSMASGAIAALQSGGYNNDEDKFIPVFGVDATDEAVDLIAKNYMSGTVKQDAVGMAEAIFALGVNAAQGKDYIEDTDYEYDDTGISIRIPYQAYSGE; this is encoded by the coding sequence ATGAGTAAAGTTAAAAAGTTTTTGTTGGGGTCAGCTGCATTAGTAATGATGGGAACCTTGAGTGCCTGTGGAGATTCATCTACAGAAGGCAGTTCTTCAGGGGATGGAGATAAAATAGGAGTAGCATTTTATAAATATGATGATACGTATATTTCTTCTGTTCGACAAGCATTAGAAGAAGCTTCAAAAGATAATAAAGATGTGGAATTATTGATGAACGATTCTAAAGGGGATCAAGCTACTCAAAATGATCAAATTGATGTTTTGATCCAAAAAGGCGTAAAAGTTTTACTAGTCAATGTTGTTGATACGGGAGCTGCTCAAACAGTTATTGATAAAGCTTCAGCAGCTGATATTCCAGTTATCTTCTTCAATCGTGAGCCAGACAGCGAAGTATTAACAGGTTACGATCAAGCACGTTTTGTCGGAACGAAGCCTGAAGAAGCTGGCGTTATTCAAGGTGAGATGGCCTCTGAGTTATGGAATTCAGAGAAAACCTTGGATAAAAACGGGGATGGAGTTTTAAATTACGTGATGCTAATGGGAGACGCTGATAATCCTGAAGCGATTGCTCGTACACAATTTTCGGTTTCTACTATTAAAGATTCTGGTATAGAAGTAAAAGAGATTGGTCAACAAGTAGCGAATTGGGATGCTGATAAAGCCAACACAGCTGTTTCGGCTTGGTTATCACGTGAAGGCGACAACATTGAAATGGTTTTAGCTAATAATGATTCAATGGCATCAGGAGCTATTGCTGCTTTACAATCCGGCGGCTATAACAATGACGAGGATAAATTTATCCCAGTTTTTGGTGTTGATGCAACTGATGAAGCAGTGGACTTGATTGCTAAGAATTATATGTCAGGTACCGTCAAACAAGATGCTGTTGGAATGGCAGAAGCAATTTTTGCTTTAGGTGTAAATGCTGCACAGGGCAAAGACTATATTGAAGATACAGATTATGAATACGATGATACAGGTATTTCAATTCGTATTCCTTATCAAGCATACTCTGGTGAGTAA
- a CDS encoding cache domain-containing sensor histidine kinase: MSQIIKKTIKTITDKFKSLRIILALSLGVISIFTILLFAGFLSVTFKETLIATTKTTTQQSVVQSSITLANEIDNMTRMAYGILDELKSSTLQKNEIANLLGVSYRLNRNIVSIGLINANGQLVDYAPSQYTLKKELKIYEQDWFQEDLKPNQFSFSLPHVQNIFEKNDRWVLSGTAPVIVDKEEYLLLIDFNFNSIGNYFDKVSIGKRGYSFILDSQNALVYHPKQQIRQTNAKEENLDFIADKSDGVYITPNKENVIAVASVSSTGWKVIGVSYLQESIKEAMQEVQRYMLWVFLAIVSLVVLISIGVSKYIAQPITKMVKVMRNSDKDQFDIYTDETRFTEIQQLSGSYNYLIDHVKMLMLQVKEEQEELRKSEMNVLQAQINPHFLYNTLESILWMSERGNNEGASEMVAALGKLLRISLSKGNDFISLRQELAHAESYLTIQQIRYKNQFQYSIEADDTILDCLTVKIILQPFLENALYHGIERMVDEGNIGIKVFDKQDKILIQITDDGIGILPETLKEIEAGKNSEKVGIGIRNVHQRIQIYFGKDFGVEVTSEMDEGTMISIWLPKIVRGEDQKEK, translated from the coding sequence ATGAGTCAAATCATTAAAAAGACAATCAAAACAATAACTGATAAATTTAAAAGCTTACGTATTATTTTAGCCTTATCATTAGGTGTCATCTCTATTTTTACGATTCTGTTATTTGCCGGTTTTTTATCGGTCACTTTTAAAGAAACGTTGATTGCTACGACTAAAACCACTACTCAACAAAGCGTAGTGCAATCCAGTATCACATTAGCTAACGAAATAGACAATATGACTAGAATGGCTTATGGCATCTTGGATGAATTGAAGAGTTCAACATTACAAAAAAATGAAATAGCCAATTTATTAGGAGTAAGCTATCGTTTAAATCGTAATATCGTATCGATTGGACTAATAAATGCTAATGGTCAATTAGTAGACTATGCACCATCGCAATACACACTTAAAAAGGAATTAAAGATTTATGAACAAGATTGGTTCCAAGAAGACTTGAAACCAAATCAATTTTCTTTTTCGCTTCCTCACGTACAGAATATTTTTGAAAAAAATGACCGCTGGGTTTTATCGGGTACGGCACCGGTCATAGTTGATAAAGAAGAGTATCTACTCCTGATTGATTTTAATTTTAATTCAATAGGTAACTATTTTGATAAAGTATCTATTGGTAAGAGGGGCTATTCGTTCATTCTAGACAGCCAAAACGCACTAGTCTATCATCCAAAGCAGCAGATTAGACAAACGAACGCTAAAGAAGAGAACTTAGATTTTATCGCGGATAAGTCTGATGGTGTATACATAACCCCCAATAAAGAAAATGTGATTGCCGTTGCATCAGTATCTTCAACCGGTTGGAAAGTCATTGGAGTCTCCTATTTGCAAGAGTCCATCAAAGAAGCCATGCAAGAAGTTCAAAGATATATGTTATGGGTATTTCTTGCGATTGTTAGTTTGGTCGTATTGATCAGTATAGGAGTGTCTAAGTACATAGCACAGCCAATTACTAAAATGGTAAAAGTGATGCGGAATTCGGATAAGGACCAATTTGATATTTACACTGATGAAACTCGATTCACTGAAATCCAGCAGTTGTCAGGATCGTATAATTATTTAATTGATCATGTAAAAATGTTGATGCTACAAGTAAAAGAGGAACAAGAGGAATTAAGGAAAAGCGAAATGAATGTTTTGCAAGCCCAGATCAACCCACATTTTTTGTATAATACATTAGAATCTATATTATGGATGTCAGAACGGGGAAATAATGAAGGAGCTTCGGAAATGGTAGCGGCACTTGGAAAGTTATTGCGCATTTCTTTAAGTAAGGGAAATGATTTTATTTCTCTTCGCCAGGAGTTAGCACATGCCGAAAGCTATCTAACTATTCAACAAATTCGATACAAAAACCAATTTCAGTATTCAATCGAAGCGGATGATACGATTCTGGATTGTCTGACAGTTAAAATTATTCTTCAACCATTTCTTGAGAATGCTTTATATCATGGAATTGAACGAATGGTTGACGAAGGAAACATTGGCATCAAAGTTTTCGATAAACAAGACAAAATTTTGATCCAAATCACGGATGATGGCATCGGAATTTTACCAGAGACACTTAAAGAGATCGAAGCTGGGAAAAATAGTGAAAAAGTTGGTATCGGCATACGTAATGTTCATCAAAGAATTCAAATTTATTTCGGAAAGGACTTTGGAGTAGAAGTTACAAGCGAAATGGACGAAGGCACAATGATTAGTATCTGGTTGCCAAAAATCGTTCGAGGAGAGGATCAAAAAGAGAAGTAG